A single region of the Ziziphus jujuba cultivar Dongzao chromosome 10, ASM3175591v1 genome encodes:
- the LOC107411985 gene encoding signal peptidase complex subunit 3B — MHSFGYRANALLTFGLTILALMCAMASISDNLNHPSPTAQVQVLNINWFQKQPNGNDEASMTLNISADLQSLFTWNTKQVFVFLAAEYETTKNSWNQISLWDGIIPSKEHAKFWIHTSNKYRFIDQGTNLRGKEFNLTLHWHVMPKTGKMFANKLIMSGYRLPEEYR, encoded by the exons atGCATTCGTTTGGGTACAGAGCTAATGCTTTGCTAACCTTTGGACTCACAATCCTCGCGCTCATGTGCGCCATGGCTTCCATCTCGGACAACCTCAACCATCCTTCACCCACTGCCCAAGTCcag GTATTGAACATCAATTGGTTCCAGAAGCAACCCAATGGGAACGACGAG GCCAGCATGACTTTGAATATATCAGCAGACTTACAGTCATTGTTTACATGGAACACAAAGCAG GTTTTCGTTTTTCTGGCTGCTGAGTATGAAACCACGAAGAACTCCTGGAATCAG ATCTCCCTTTGGGATGGTATCATACCTTCCAAGGAACATGCAAAGTTTTGGATTCACACTTCAAACAAATACCGTTTCATCGATCAG GGAACCAATCTCCGAGGTAAAGAATTCAACTTGACGTTGCACTGGCATGTCATGCCCAAGACAGGGAAGATGTTTGCCAACAAGTTAATCATGTCCGGATACCGCTTACCTGAGGAATATAGATGA
- the LOC107411958 gene encoding gamma conglutin 1-like encodes MASSFRCLIFLLFSLCFLFFISESQTTFKPTKLVLTVQKDRATNLHVANIQKRTPPLKLPFVIDLNGRFLWVNCENQYSSSTYNAPLCHSTQCSKADSHYCHKCPTTARPGCHNNTCGLMAVNPFTNQAAMGELAQDALLLPSTQGFNPGPMVRIPQFLFSCAPSRLLQKGFPKNVQGVVGLGHAPISLPVQLASHFGFQQKFAMCLASSGGNNGVIFFGQGPYFMLPGIDVSRPVSYTPLTISQQGEYYIDVKSIKINNKIVPLNSSLLTPTKRGLGRVKISTTTPYTILEHSIYYSLSKVFVDQLKGVPQVKPVTPFGTCFDSKRIGNTKMGPSVPNVDLVMQNVVWRIYGSNSMVQARPDVMCLGFVDGGVRPRDSIVIGAMQLEDNLLQFDIGSSRLGFSSSLLSRRTKCSNFNFTSIP; translated from the coding sequence ATGGCCTCTTCCTTTCGCTGTCTCATCTTCCTCCTCTTCTCTCTCTGTTTCCTGTTTTTCATATCGGAATCACAAACGACTTTCAAACCAACCAAGCTTGTTTTGACTGTTCAAAAAGACAGAGCTACAAATCTTCATGTGGCCAACATTCAAAAGAGAACTCCTCCTTTGAAACTTCCTTTCGTGATAGATCTAAATGGTCGTTTTTTGTGGGTAAACTGTGAGAACCAATATTCATCATCAACCTATAATGCTCCTCTTTGCCATTCCACTCAGTGTTCTAAAGCCGATAGCCATTACTGCCACAAATGCCCAACCACAGCTAGACCAGGTTGCCACAACAACACATGTGGGCTTATGGCAGTGAACCCATTCACAAACCAGGCTGCAATGGGTGAGCTAGCCCAAGACGCTCTTTTACTTCCATCAACTCAGGGTTTTAACCCTGGTCCAATGGTTAGAATCCCTCaatttctcttctcttgtgcACCTTCACGACTTCTCCAAAAAGGGTTCCCAAAGAATGTTCAAGGTGTTGTTGGACTAGGCCATGCCCCAATTTCTTTGCCAGTACAACTTGCTTCCCACTTTGGATTCCAACAAAAATTTGCTATGTGCCTTGCTTCCTCTGGTGGTAATAATGGTGTCATTTTCTTTGGACAAGGACCTTATTTCATGCTTCCGGGGATTGATGTTTCGCGTCCGGTGAGTTACACTCCATTAACCATAAGCCAGCAAGGAGAGTACTACATAGATGTGAAATCAATAAAGATCAACAATAAGATTGTTCCATTGAACTCATCTCTACTAACACCCACCAAAAGAGGCTTAGGAAGAGTCAAAATTAGCACCACTACCCCTTATACTATCCTTGAACACTCGATTTACTACTCTTTGAGCAAAGTGTTTGTTGATCAGCTTAAAGGGGTACCCCAAGTGAAGCCTGTAACACCATTTGGGACCTGTTTTGATTCCAAAAGGATCGGAAACACCAAGATGGGTCCCTCAGTTCCTAATGTGGACCTTGTTATGCAAAATGTTGTGTGGAGGATTTATGGTTCAAACTCAATGGTTCAGGCAAGACCAGATGTGATGTGTTTGGGATTTGTGGATGGTGGGGTTCGTCCTAGGGATTCAATTGTAATAGGGGCAATGCAATTGGAGGACAATCTGCTGCAGTTTGATATAGGTAGTTCAAGGTTAGGGTTTAGTTCCTCGTTGTTGTCTAGGAGGACTAAATGCTCAAACTTCAACTTCACCTCAATTCCATAG